A genomic region of Caldalkalibacillus uzonensis contains the following coding sequences:
- a CDS encoding twin-arginine translocase TatA/TatE family subunit, protein MPTIGPVSLILIILVALLLFGPSKLPELGRAFGKTLREFKNATNGLVDEDKPKQTEEKNDR, encoded by the coding sequence ATGCCAACTATCGGACCTGTCAGTTTAATTTTAATTATTTTAGTGGCACTGCTCTTGTTCGGGCCGAGCAAACTGCCTGAATTGGGCCGTGCCTTTGGAAAAACCTTGCGTGAATTTAAAAATGCCACCAATGGCCTGGTTGATGAGGATAAACCGAAGCAAACAGAAGAGAAAAACGATCGTTAA
- a CDS encoding redox-sensing transcriptional repressor Rex — MSEQRIPQATAKRLPLYYRVLENIKRAGKQRISSTELSEAVKIDAATIRRDFSYFGALGRKGYGYNVEYLLSFFRKILEQDNKTGVVLIGVGNLGTALLRYNFQKSHNIKIMKAYDVDPHKIGQTIGGIPIYALDNLQEGDLADTPIAILTVPAQVAQETVNLLIKAGIKGILNFTPARIDVPDHIRIHHIDLTIELQTLIYFLKHYPSPSKEEGLDKLEG, encoded by the coding sequence ATGAGCGAGCAACGGATTCCGCAAGCCACAGCCAAGCGGCTGCCGTTGTATTACCGGGTGCTGGAAAATATTAAAAGGGCAGGAAAACAGCGCATCTCATCGACGGAACTGAGCGAAGCTGTTAAAATAGATGCAGCCACCATCCGGCGGGATTTTTCCTACTTTGGAGCGCTGGGCCGCAAAGGTTATGGGTACAATGTGGAGTATTTATTGTCCTTTTTTCGGAAAATCTTAGAACAAGATAATAAAACAGGCGTGGTGCTCATCGGGGTTGGTAACCTGGGTACGGCCCTGTTGCGCTATAATTTCCAAAAAAGCCACAACATCAAAATTATGAAAGCCTACGACGTTGATCCGCACAAGATTGGCCAAACCATTGGCGGGATCCCCATTTATGCTTTGGACAATCTCCAGGAAGGGGACCTGGCTGACACCCCCATTGCCATTTTAACGGTGCCGGCCCAAGTGGCTCAAGAGACAGTAAACCTGCTGATCAAAGCTGGCATCAAAGGGATCCTTAACTTTACCCCTGCCAGAATTGATGTGCCAGATCATATCCGTATCCATCATATTGATCTGACCATCGAATTACAAACCCTGATTTACTTTTTAAAACATTATCCTTCACCTTCTAAGGAAGAAGGATTGGATAAATTGGAGGGATAA
- a CDS encoding MogA/MoaB family molybdenum cofactor biosynthesis protein, with the protein MWKVAIVVASNKASRGERVDNSGPAVKDVLTHHLEANVIIYRVLPDCIETLKENMIEITDRHQVDLLVTVGGTGLSPDDVTPEATRQVIDRVVPGMAEEMRRKALESSRLAMFTRAICGTRGNSLIINLPGAVQDAQTCLEAIIDQLPNALTILRGEEGVNA; encoded by the coding sequence ATGTGGAAAGTGGCCATTGTTGTAGCGAGCAATAAAGCATCACGGGGGGAGCGGGTGGATAACAGCGGGCCGGCGGTAAAAGATGTGTTAACCCACCATCTGGAAGCCAATGTTATCATCTACCGTGTCTTGCCGGATTGTATCGAAACCCTGAAAGAAAATATGATTGAGATCACCGACCGTCACCAAGTGGATTTGCTGGTCACTGTGGGCGGAACAGGCTTAAGTCCGGATGACGTCACCCCTGAAGCGACCAGACAGGTGATTGACCGCGTCGTTCCAGGCATGGCTGAAGAGATGCGGCGCAAAGCACTGGAGAGCTCCCGCTTGGCCATGTTTACCCGCGCCATTTGCGGTACGCGCGGCAACTCGCTCATTATTAACCTTCCGGGTGCTGTGCAAGATGCTCAAACCTGTTTAGAAGCAATCATTGATCAATTGCCTAACGCTTTGACTATTTTGCGTGGTGAAGAAGGGGTTAATGCCTGA
- the moaC gene encoding cyclic pyranopterin monophosphate synthase MoaC translates to MSSFTHFNEQGRARMVDVSDKQETKRTAVAFSQVQMPREVLDQIEQGKVKKGDVLAVAQVAGVMAAKNTPQWIPMCHPLPLTGIDIRFEPVREGKQAVIKIYAEVKTTGKTGVEMEALTAAQAAALTIYDMCKALDKGMVIGPTYLLKKTGGKSGDFKREER, encoded by the coding sequence ATGTCGTCATTTACCCATTTTAATGAACAGGGGAGGGCCAGGATGGTCGATGTCTCTGATAAACAAGAGACCAAACGGACGGCTGTGGCCTTCAGCCAGGTTCAAATGCCCCGTGAAGTTTTGGATCAGATTGAACAAGGGAAGGTTAAAAAGGGGGATGTACTGGCCGTTGCCCAAGTGGCTGGTGTGATGGCCGCTAAAAATACACCCCAATGGATTCCCATGTGTCATCCTTTGCCCTTGACAGGGATCGACATTCGCTTTGAACCGGTACGGGAAGGGAAACAGGCTGTGATTAAAATTTATGCGGAAGTAAAAACAACAGGAAAAACAGGTGTAGAAATGGAAGCACTTACAGCTGCACAAGCGGCCGCCCTGACCATTTATGATATGTGTAAAGCATTGGACAAAGGCATGGTGATTGGCCCCACCTATCTCCTGAAAAAAACAGGAGGCAAAAGCGGAGATTTCAAGAGGGAGGAACGTTAG
- a CDS encoding ABC-F family ATP-binding cassette domain-containing protein yields MRILGTHRLTKTYAGIPILTDVTIDIQAKDRIGLVGPNGAGKSTLLKILIGETSYDSGEIYHPKDVTVGYLAQNAGLVSSRSIWQEMLSVFQHLIDEERRLRHMEQLMSQGEVYQDQERYQQLLEEYSRAQDAFKAQGGYEYEAKIRNVLHGLRFAHKDYTAPVSVLSGGEKTRLALAKLLLQEPDLIMLDEPTNYLDLDTLSWLENYLSAYPGAILIVSHDRYFLDRLATVIYELDHTKITCYQGNYSAFIQQKSARLEQQLKQYRRQQQEIARAEEFIQRNIARASTSKRAQSKRKMLEKMEVVERPRTEHKTALFRFEAGRPSGYDVLKVEGLKLGYDQHHVLAQNISFSVFRADRIAVVGPNGIGKTTLLKTITGQLPRLSGTIQIGAHVKFGYFDQEHDKLHPHKTVLAEVWDDYPHLQEQEVRSLLGQFLFSGEDVNKTVSALSGGERARLALAKLMLEQANTLILDEPTNHLDIYAKEVLEEALEAFPGTIIFVSHDRYFLNRLATKVIRLTARGAEMYLGNYDYYLEKRKEQAEIEALGQQKALEQSTKPEQHNYELEKARQRELRKLKRRKEQLEGEIKQTEEMIKTLEEQLYSPDVYQDYEQAQEVQRHIDAARQTLDQLLEEWAELEEQLH; encoded by the coding sequence ATGCGAATTCTCGGCACACACCGTTTAACAAAGACCTATGCGGGAATACCGATTCTCACGGACGTCACCATAGACATACAAGCTAAGGACAGAATTGGCCTGGTAGGGCCCAATGGTGCAGGCAAATCAACCTTGCTTAAAATTTTAATTGGTGAGACCTCTTACGACAGTGGGGAGATTTACCATCCCAAAGATGTCACGGTTGGTTACCTGGCTCAAAATGCCGGACTTGTCTCCTCCCGTTCCATCTGGCAAGAGATGCTGAGTGTGTTTCAACATTTGATCGATGAGGAACGGCGTTTGCGGCATATGGAGCAGCTCATGTCCCAGGGAGAGGTTTACCAAGATCAGGAGCGATACCAGCAACTGCTTGAGGAGTATAGCAGGGCTCAGGATGCGTTTAAAGCCCAAGGGGGATATGAATACGAGGCCAAGATCCGCAATGTGCTGCACGGTTTGCGCTTTGCCCATAAAGATTATACAGCTCCCGTATCTGTCTTAAGTGGCGGAGAGAAAACACGGCTGGCCCTGGCCAAACTCCTGCTCCAAGAGCCGGATCTGATCATGTTAGATGAGCCGACCAACTATCTGGATCTGGATACCCTCTCCTGGCTGGAAAACTATTTGTCAGCTTACCCGGGGGCCATACTGATCGTCTCCCACGACCGCTATTTCCTAGATCGATTAGCCACAGTGATCTATGAATTGGACCACACCAAAATCACATGCTATCAAGGCAACTACTCCGCTTTTATCCAACAAAAAAGCGCCCGTCTTGAGCAGCAGTTGAAACAGTACCGCAGGCAACAACAAGAGATCGCCCGGGCTGAAGAATTTATCCAACGTAACATTGCCAGGGCTTCCACTTCCAAACGGGCCCAGTCCAAACGCAAGATGCTTGAAAAAATGGAAGTGGTTGAACGCCCCCGCACAGAGCACAAAACCGCCCTTTTCCGCTTTGAGGCGGGACGTCCCAGCGGGTATGACGTGCTCAAGGTGGAAGGCTTAAAGCTGGGTTATGATCAGCACCATGTGCTGGCCCAAAATATCTCCTTCTCAGTCTTTCGCGCTGACCGGATCGCGGTTGTGGGTCCTAATGGTATTGGCAAAACTACTTTGTTAAAAACAATTACAGGGCAGCTGCCCAGACTGTCCGGTACCATTCAGATCGGAGCGCATGTTAAGTTCGGGTATTTTGACCAGGAGCATGACAAGCTCCATCCTCACAAAACAGTACTGGCCGAAGTGTGGGATGACTATCCCCATCTCCAGGAACAAGAAGTGCGTTCCCTCTTGGGGCAATTTCTGTTTAGCGGGGAGGACGTAAACAAAACCGTTTCTGCTTTAAGCGGCGGAGAACGGGCCAGACTGGCTTTGGCCAAATTGATGCTGGAACAAGCCAACACACTCATCTTGGACGAGCCGACCAATCACTTGGACATCTACGCCAAAGAGGTGTTGGAGGAGGCCTTAGAGGCGTTTCCCGGAACCATTATATTCGTCTCTCATGACCGCTACTTCCTAAACCGGCTGGCCACTAAAGTGATACGGTTAACCGCCCGCGGAGCGGAGATGTACCTTGGCAATTACGATTATTATCTTGAAAAAAGAAAAGAACAAGCGGAAATCGAGGCACTTGGCCAACAAAAGGCCCTGGAACAATCCACCAAACCGGAGCAACACAATTATGAACTGGAGAAGGCCCGCCAGCGGGAATTAAGGAAGCTCAAGCGGCGCAAAGAACAATTGGAAGGGGAAATTAAACAAACGGAAGAGATGATTAAAACGTTGGAAGAGCAGCTTTACTCTCCTGATGTCTACCAAGATTACGAACAGGCTCAAGAGGTTCAGCGTCATATTGACGCCGCACGACAAACATTGGATCAGCTGCTGGAAGAGTGGGCAGAACTGGAGGAACAGCTGCACTGA
- the speE gene encoding polyamine aminopropyltransferase produces the protein MITQLEWLKEIDGHLWLVEDERENMKLSYRVKEVIHAEQSPFQHVMIVDTYDFGPTLVLDGVVQTTSRDGHIYNEMITHIPLLTHPHPKRVLIIGGGDCGAAREVCKYPQVEQIDMVEIDELVVKVSKQYLTDVSGNLSDPRVNFIYEDGTSFIKNRQETYDVVIVDSSDPIGPAEQLFSYEFYRDVHRALQTDGVMVCQSQSPIFHMNILKQTYERIGQLFPVVHVYQAVVPTYPGGLWSFTLGSKTYRPEQLDAKWDKQAKYVNQGILQGCFQLPESVRQALEK, from the coding sequence GTGATTACACAACTTGAATGGTTGAAGGAAATAGACGGTCACTTGTGGCTGGTGGAAGATGAAAGGGAAAATATGAAATTAAGCTACCGGGTCAAAGAAGTCATCCATGCGGAACAATCACCGTTTCAGCATGTGATGATTGTGGATACATATGATTTTGGACCGACGCTCGTTCTGGATGGTGTGGTCCAAACCACATCCCGGGATGGCCATATTTACAATGAGATGATCACACACATTCCCCTTTTAACCCATCCCCATCCTAAGCGGGTCTTAATTATCGGTGGAGGTGACTGCGGGGCGGCCCGAGAGGTGTGTAAATACCCTCAGGTGGAACAGATTGATATGGTTGAAATTGATGAATTAGTCGTCAAAGTCTCCAAGCAATACTTAACAGATGTGTCAGGCAACTTGTCCGATCCCCGCGTTAACTTTATCTACGAAGACGGGACAAGCTTTATCAAAAATCGCCAAGAAACGTACGATGTGGTCATTGTGGATTCCTCTGATCCCATTGGACCGGCTGAACAACTTTTCTCCTACGAGTTTTACCGTGACGTGCACCGGGCTTTGCAAACAGACGGTGTCATGGTCTGCCAGAGTCAGTCACCTATCTTTCATATGAATATTTTGAAGCAAACTTATGAGCGGATAGGTCAGCTTTTTCCTGTTGTCCATGTTTATCAGGCTGTGGTGCCCACTTATCCGGGAGGATTATGGAGTTTTACGCTTGGCTCGAAAACATACCGTCCGGAGCAGCTGGATGCTAAGTGGGATAAACAGGCCAAGTATGTCAATCAGGGAATTTTGCAAGGCTGCTTCCAACTGCCTGAATCTGTGCGTCAGGCGTTGGAAAAGTAA
- a CDS encoding Cof-type HAD-IIB family hydrolase, with protein MKLVAIDMDGTLLNHKGQISEENACALRRAEQEGLQVIIATGRSYTNAKELLAAAGLHPPIISVNGALLHSEAGKLMACQPLPGTVLKPVWAKLAAQDIYLEVYTNRGIVTKTKSRTILESQWRNFRSSLPSLSADQFYTFLDHHLAQTTQVKDQELQKMLTYKELEVYKLLLYSFDQQQLKELKQELNEISGLNVTSSDRYNLELTSHEATKGKALKKAAHLLRIPLSEVVAIGDNLNDVSMLQIAGFSVAMGNAEEEVKQICDFITLTNDQHGVAHVVYGLLDGQLPHGGQAKQNA; from the coding sequence ATGAAATTAGTGGCTATTGATATGGACGGGACATTGTTAAACCATAAAGGACAAATAAGTGAAGAAAATGCATGCGCGCTGCGCAGAGCAGAACAGGAAGGTTTGCAAGTGATCATCGCCACCGGGCGGTCCTATACCAATGCCAAAGAGCTGTTGGCCGCAGCCGGTTTACATCCGCCGATCATTAGTGTCAATGGGGCGCTCTTGCACTCAGAGGCAGGAAAACTCATGGCTTGCCAACCGCTCCCTGGTACTGTGCTGAAACCTGTGTGGGCTAAGCTGGCCGCACAGGACATCTATCTCGAAGTTTATACAAACAGAGGGATCGTAACCAAAACCAAGAGCAGGACTATACTGGAGTCACAGTGGAGAAACTTCCGCTCTTCACTCCCCTCTCTTTCGGCTGATCAGTTTTACACCTTTCTTGATCACCATCTGGCCCAGACCACACAAGTCAAAGACCAGGAATTACAGAAGATGCTCACCTATAAAGAGCTGGAAGTGTATAAACTGCTGCTGTATTCCTTTGATCAGCAACAATTAAAAGAACTGAAACAGGAGCTTAATGAGATCAGCGGGCTTAACGTCACCTCATCAGACCGTTACAATTTAGAACTGACCAGCCATGAGGCAACCAAAGGGAAAGCCTTAAAAAAAGCAGCCCATCTCTTGCGCATCCCGCTGAGTGAGGTGGTAGCAATCGGAGATAACCTAAACGACGTTTCCATGCTGCAAATCGCTGGGTTTAGCGTCGCCATGGGCAATGCTGAGGAAGAAGTAAAACAAATATGTGATTTTATCACGCTGACCAATGACCAGCATGGGGTAGCTCATGTCGTTTACGGTTTACTGGACGGTCAACTCCCTCACGGCGGCCAAGCAAAACAAAACGCCTAG
- the tsaD gene encoding tRNA (adenosine(37)-N6)-threonylcarbamoyltransferase complex transferase subunit TsaD has protein sequence MDFSRSNETSGLAHGQEEPVIILGIETSCDETAAAVVKNGRELLANEVASQMDIHKRFGGVVPEVASRRHVEHITLVIEEALKKANVSAAQLSAIAVTKGPGLVGALLVGVSAAKAMAFAHQLPLVGVHHIAGHIYANRLVTEFQFPNVTLVVSGGHTELILMEKHGEYQILGETRDDAAGEAYDKVARALDLPYPGGPHIDRMSKKGKDTINFPRAWLEAGSYDFSFSGLKSAVLNYLNQASQKGEAIQKPDVAASFQESVVDVLVTKTMKAAQAYGAKQVLLAGGVACNSRLRERMTAACAQEGFPLVIPPAYLCTDNAAMIAAAGYIEFLKGNREYMDLNASPGLMLGST, from the coding sequence ATGGACTTCAGCAGAAGCAATGAGACAAGCGGATTGGCACATGGTCAAGAAGAGCCGGTCATCATTTTGGGGATTGAGACCAGCTGTGATGAAACGGCTGCAGCCGTGGTGAAGAACGGGCGTGAGCTTTTGGCCAATGAAGTGGCCTCGCAAATGGATATTCATAAGCGGTTCGGTGGCGTAGTCCCCGAAGTGGCTTCACGCCGGCATGTAGAGCATATCACATTGGTGATTGAGGAAGCTTTAAAAAAAGCCAATGTCTCTGCCGCTCAATTGTCTGCCATTGCCGTTACGAAAGGACCCGGACTGGTAGGCGCCCTCTTGGTCGGTGTATCTGCAGCCAAAGCGATGGCCTTTGCCCATCAGCTGCCCTTGGTGGGTGTCCACCACATCGCAGGTCACATCTATGCTAACCGCTTGGTGACAGAGTTTCAATTTCCCAATGTGACCCTGGTTGTATCTGGGGGACATACGGAACTGATCTTAATGGAAAAACACGGAGAGTATCAGATTTTGGGTGAGACACGGGATGATGCAGCTGGTGAAGCTTATGACAAAGTGGCCCGGGCACTGGATCTTCCCTATCCAGGGGGGCCGCACATCGACCGTATGTCAAAAAAGGGGAAAGACACCATCAACTTTCCGCGGGCCTGGTTGGAGGCGGGTTCCTATGACTTTAGCTTCAGCGGTTTAAAATCAGCTGTGCTTAACTATCTGAACCAAGCCAGCCAGAAAGGAGAAGCCATTCAGAAACCGGACGTGGCTGCCAGCTTCCAGGAAAGCGTTGTGGATGTGCTTGTTACCAAAACCATGAAGGCGGCCCAAGCGTATGGCGCCAAGCAGGTATTATTAGCTGGAGGCGTCGCCTGTAACAGCCGCTTGCGGGAGAGAATGACCGCAGCATGTGCCCAAGAGGGGTTTCCGTTGGTCATACCTCCTGCTTATCTGTGTACCGATAATGCAGCGATGATTGCCGCTGCAGGTTACATTGAGTTTCTTAAAGGAAACCGGGAGTACATGGACCTTAATGCCAGTCCCGGCTTGATGCTGGGCTCTACATAA
- the rimI gene encoding ribosomal protein S18-alanine N-acetyltransferase, which translates to MAGTEIQIRLMDLEDIKQVLEVEKSSFTTPWTQEAFHNELINNRFAYYLVAETSKGVAGYCGVWVIADEAHITNIAVHPDFRGQKVGERLLRSIMLLARLKGALKMTLEVRVSNQVAQNLYRKLGFETTGRRKGYYTDNQEDALIMWADLEPCLADDWLEKGVGKGESDGLQQKQ; encoded by the coding sequence ATGGCCGGTACAGAAATCCAGATCCGTTTAATGGACTTGGAGGATATTAAACAAGTTCTCGAAGTGGAAAAGAGCTCATTTACCACCCCGTGGACACAAGAGGCTTTTCACAACGAATTGATAAACAACCGGTTTGCCTACTATTTGGTGGCCGAAACCAGCAAGGGAGTGGCCGGTTACTGCGGGGTGTGGGTCATTGCGGATGAGGCTCATATTACCAATATTGCCGTTCATCCCGATTTCCGCGGTCAAAAAGTGGGAGAACGCTTGTTGCGCAGTATCATGCTTTTGGCCCGTTTAAAAGGGGCGCTAAAAATGACACTGGAAGTGAGGGTGTCCAATCAGGTGGCCCAAAACTTGTACCGTAAACTGGGTTTTGAGACAACCGGCCGGCGCAAAGGCTACTATACCGATAACCAAGAAGATGCGCTGATTATGTGGGCGGACCTTGAACCATGCTTGGCAGATGACTGGTTAGAAAAAGGTGTAGGAAAAGGTGAAAGCGATGGACTTCAGCAGAAGCAATGA
- the tsaB gene encoding tRNA (adenosine(37)-N6)-threonylcarbamoyltransferase complex dimerization subunit type 1 TsaB: MKILAIDTSTWALAIGVTDNGRLLGEFNTYVQKNHSLRLMPAIEQLLAGLDLKPSALDLVAVAHGPGSYTGVRIGVTTAKTLAWSLERPILGLSSLQAVAQNRADFKGFIIPVFDARREHVYGGVYKSEGGLVTPVVHDRIQPLGVFLKEIMAIGEGPLLFIGEGVGVHRDAIREQLGTQAGFAARTDNFARGRSLAELAWHYREKASGNVHAFAPQYLQLAEAEKKWLEKQESC; the protein is encoded by the coding sequence ATGAAGATATTAGCCATAGATACATCAACCTGGGCCTTGGCCATTGGTGTGACGGACAATGGACGCCTGCTGGGAGAGTTTAACACCTATGTGCAAAAAAATCATTCTTTGCGCCTGATGCCGGCCATTGAACAGCTGCTGGCTGGACTGGACCTAAAACCTTCCGCTCTGGATCTTGTCGCTGTCGCCCATGGCCCGGGTTCGTACACGGGTGTGCGCATCGGCGTCACCACAGCCAAAACCCTGGCCTGGAGTTTGGAGCGGCCTATATTAGGTTTATCCAGCTTACAGGCCGTTGCTCAAAACAGGGCCGACTTTAAGGGTTTCATCATCCCCGTGTTTGATGCCAGAAGGGAACATGTGTATGGCGGTGTATACAAAAGTGAAGGCGGTTTGGTGACACCTGTTGTTCATGACCGTATTCAGCCTCTGGGCGTGTTTTTAAAGGAGATCATGGCCATAGGGGAAGGTCCTTTACTGTTTATCGGGGAAGGTGTGGGGGTTCACCGTGATGCCATAAGAGAGCAGCTGGGGACACAAGCCGGTTTTGCTGCCCGAACCGACAACTTTGCCAGGGGACGATCATTGGCCGAGCTGGCCTGGCATTACAGGGAAAAGGCATCAGGGAATGTTCATGCGTTTGCCCCACAATATCTGCAATTGGCTGAAGCCGAAAAGAAATGGCTGGAGAAACAAGAATCGTGTTAA
- the tsaE gene encoding tRNA (adenosine(37)-N6)-threonylcarbamoyltransferase complex ATPase subunit type 1 TsaE has translation MQTYEHVVYSHSVGHTQALAEALADKLTGGEVITLSGDLGAGKTSFVQGLARGLGITRKVNSPTFTIIKEYQGSQFPLYHIDAYRLEDETEDVGFEEYIYGDGVTVIEWPERIAPYLPEARLHIRIEKRGETERNIYLLPHGERFVKLVKEVLA, from the coding sequence ATGCAAACATACGAACACGTAGTTTACAGTCATTCTGTCGGGCATACTCAAGCGTTGGCCGAAGCATTGGCTGATAAGCTTACCGGGGGCGAAGTGATTACGCTCAGCGGAGATTTAGGGGCAGGTAAAACCAGCTTTGTGCAAGGTCTGGCCCGTGGTTTGGGGATTACGCGGAAGGTCAACAGTCCCACGTTTACCATTATTAAAGAATATCAGGGGAGCCAATTCCCCCTTTATCATATAGATGCCTACCGTTTGGAAGATGAAACGGAAGATGTTGGTTTTGAGGAGTATATTTATGGAGACGGTGTGACGGTGATCGAATGGCCTGAACGGATTGCGCCTTATCTGCCTGAGGCGCGCTTACACATCCGTATCGAAAAGCGCGGGGAAACGGAGCGGAACATTTATTTGCTTCCGCACGGAGAACGTTTTGTCAAGCTGGTTAAAGAGGTGTTGGCATGA
- the thiL gene encoding thiamine-phosphate kinase, whose protein sequence is MGDQQKLDNEFAFIRDVSSLFRNYRAGQTLVPVGDDAAVYSPGKGMGQVVTVDTMVEGVHFKRETMSCWQIGYKALAANLSDIAAMGGKPAYFIISIAIPQDWTYTELLDIYKGMQALADRFKVDLLGGDTVSTPDHLVITITAIGEVEEEVRLLRSQAQAGHVVFVTGPLGHAAAGLDLLLHGYTADREQKVWQLLLDAHQQPLPHVDQGRILARFAKAHTISLNDVSDGLASEANEIAAASGVDVVIRKEQLPVSDVLLSYARQRGVDPYTWVLGGGEDFVLVGTAQAEVVGRIRQAFRDQGFAFYPIGYTSEGTGRVWLETDKTKKCLAPAGYNHFRQKRD, encoded by the coding sequence GTGGGAGATCAACAAAAGCTAGATAATGAATTTGCCTTTATCAGGGATGTTTCCTCTCTTTTCCGGAACTACCGGGCTGGTCAAACGCTTGTTCCAGTAGGGGACGATGCCGCTGTCTACAGCCCCGGAAAAGGTATGGGGCAAGTGGTCACAGTGGACACGATGGTGGAAGGCGTTCATTTTAAACGGGAAACCATGTCTTGCTGGCAAATCGGTTATAAAGCGCTGGCTGCCAATTTAAGTGATATTGCTGCCATGGGAGGAAAACCCGCTTATTTCATTATATCCATTGCCATTCCTCAGGATTGGACATATACGGAGCTGCTGGACATCTATAAAGGTATGCAGGCGCTGGCGGACCGGTTTAAAGTGGACCTGCTCGGAGGGGACACCGTTTCCACCCCTGATCACTTGGTGATCACCATTACCGCCATCGGGGAGGTGGAAGAAGAGGTCCGCCTCCTTCGTTCACAAGCCCAAGCCGGACATGTTGTGTTTGTCACCGGTCCGCTGGGCCATGCAGCAGCGGGGCTGGATCTGCTGCTGCACGGATACACCGCTGATCGGGAACAAAAAGTATGGCAGCTGCTCTTAGATGCCCACCAGCAGCCGCTCCCCCATGTGGATCAGGGGCGTATACTGGCCCGTTTTGCCAAAGCGCACACTATTTCCCTCAACGATGTCAGCGATGGTCTGGCCAGTGAAGCCAATGAGATAGCTGCAGCCAGCGGAGTTGATGTGGTGATTCGGAAAGAACAGTTGCCTGTCAGTGACGTCTTGCTCAGCTATGCCCGGCAGCGTGGTGTAGACCCGTATACATGGGTACTTGGCGGCGGGGAAGATTTCGTCCTGGTGGGCACAGCACAGGCTGAGGTTGTGGGGCGGATCCGTCAGGCGTTTAGAGACCAAGGTTTTGCTTTTTACCCCATTGGTTATACATCAGAGGGGACAGGACGGGTGTGGCTGGAAACGGATAAAACCAAAAAATGTTTGGCCCCTGCCGGGTATAATCATTTCAGGCAAAAGAGGGATTAA
- a CDS encoding iron-sulfur cluster biosynthesis family protein, producing the protein MDIQLALDEPRPNDKIINIDHLTFFIDRFTQRYVGESLTLDFDPAQGFRLSSPEEILCQGITIY; encoded by the coding sequence GTGGATATACAGCTGGCTCTGGATGAGCCCAGACCCAATGATAAAATAATCAATATTGATCATCTTACCTTTTTTATTGACCGTTTCACCCAGCGTTATGTTGGGGAATCACTCACGCTTGATTTTGATCCGGCACAAGGTTTTCGTTTGTCTAGCCCCGAAGAAATTCTGTGCCAAGGCATCACGATTTATTAA
- a CDS encoding cell wall hydrolase, with amino-acid sequence MRRTLLILTVLAVILVVPGLASAYTIKPGDTLSELAQKLGLGVDDILKLNPEIKDPDLIYAGDSLNLPDGESEAKQTKKSGNKSHNITAKEKDLLARIVHAEAKGEPFAGKVAVAHVVLNRVEHDAFPDTITEVIFQPRQFQPVANGAINQSPDTESVRAVEEALKTRGSSKGSLYFYNPQTATNSWVFSRETVKVIGNHVFAR; translated from the coding sequence GTGCGCAGGACGTTGCTGATCCTCACAGTTCTGGCAGTGATCCTTGTTGTGCCGGGTCTTGCCAGCGCTTACACCATTAAGCCTGGTGATACATTGAGTGAACTGGCTCAAAAGTTGGGATTAGGTGTGGATGATATCCTTAAGCTCAACCCTGAAATTAAGGATCCCGATCTCATTTATGCCGGCGATTCTCTTAATCTACCGGATGGAGAGTCTGAAGCTAAACAAACGAAGAAGAGTGGTAACAAGTCACACAACATTACTGCTAAAGAAAAGGACTTGTTAGCCAGGATCGTTCATGCCGAAGCAAAAGGTGAACCTTTCGCCGGTAAGGTCGCCGTTGCACATGTTGTGTTGAATCGGGTGGAGCACGATGCCTTTCCAGATACGATCACCGAAGTCATTTTCCAGCCCAGACAGTTCCAGCCTGTTGCTAACGGCGCCATTAACCAGTCACCCGACACAGAATCAGTCAGAGCTGTTGAGGAAGCACTAAAAACCCGTGGCAGCAGTAAGGGGTCTTTATATTTCTACAATCCCCAGACTGCCACAAATTCGTGGGTTTTCTCACGCGAGACAGTCAAAGTGATAGGTAACCATGTATTTGCCAGATAG